DNA sequence from the Dreissena polymorpha isolate Duluth1 chromosome 3, UMN_Dpol_1.0, whole genome shotgun sequence genome:
atatgcatttccagaaaggaaaatcatttctgcgttgaataagaccgagatcgtgataatcgctgcacaattgatgaagatatggctgttcaaagcgatgcaatcCGTTTTGGTGTGATTTTGAGTTACGTtcgttgttatatatatttgatagtttgttttttttcagaaaagttgatttttcgttataatatgattatttataattaaaaatgatgttttcactaataaatctcatagccacacgctaaacACCTGtggtggagctgcacatttaaagtggtgaatggtcaaggttatccttcaaggtcaaaggtaaaataaatggggggggacatagtgtttcacaaacacatcttgtttaaacgtTTGCATGCAACATTTTCATATATCTATATACACCACTAATATGGCAATAAAACATCACCTAGTGTTCAAGGTCTTAATAAACAGTCGGTTTGAGACCTAGACCTATAATGTTTGAAGGATTATTCCCACATTTTGTACTAAGAAAAGTCAAGTTAAGGTTTGCATGCAAGTTGACATTCAGGTTTAAGCATGCATGCAGCAACTACATATCTCTGTAATTACTtcagatattcaattgaaactttacACATGTCTTAGTATCACCATTTAAGGTCCATAACAAAGGCCCATAAATCCTACCTGCAATTTAGTAGAATTATGCCCCTTAATTTTCTTATTGCATTTTGGAAATTCAGGTTAACATTTGCATGCAACAATTGCTATCTTTAGCTGACCCGCATGCCAAGCCTTGGCTTGCATTGAGGGCCAGTTGGGttatgtcaaggtcactgttgctaaacaaaaaaaaatatatcgttTGTGCTCAATAATTTCAGTCAGAATGAAGTCATTGTgctaaaattgtgtgtgtagttaGGTTACAGGCTGATCAAGCGAGGGATTGAATTGGAGCCAGTGGAGTTAAGGTCactgtaacaaaaaataaaaaaagagtcTCAGATGTAAAActtaagtttggatggaggtatgtGCTGAAGGTAGCTGATGTGCAGTCTTTGCTTGCAAGGCTTATTTAATTCTGCTCAAATAATTGTTAAAAGTGTAAAAACCTAGTTTTTTTATCGGGTCACATTtcgtgtttaaatttaaaatgaggAGGAGGCACTATGCTTATTTGCTCTTTCCTTAAGTTACTATTCTTGCTCTgacatgtttgttgttgttttaggaTATCAAGGCCCATTGGTGTGTCCTAGCAGGGGCCCCATACTTCCAGTCCCTCTACAACAGCGGCCTTGAGGAAAGAAAACACAACAGAGTGCACATTATGGTTGACAGTGTCCAGGCGTTGCGGACTGTACTGACCTTCCTGTATACGGGTTCTGTCTGTTTGGACTCTACCACACTGGAGGTCCTGGCGGTCCTGGAACTGGCTAACTATCTTCAGGTTGATGACTTGAAGAAACTGTGCGAAGACTTCATGCATAATTATGTGATCACCAATGTAGACAACTGTATCCAGCTGTACGCGATTTCTGACATGTACAACCTGAAGACCAAAGGTTTTATACTTTCATATATTCAAGAACAACTTGATTTTGTGATAAAAAGCGAAAGTGCTCTCGAAATGAAACCGGATTTGATAAGAAGTCTGATTGAGGATCCTGTTTTGAGTTACGTTTCTCGTGAAGATTTCTTCAATTTTCTCACAAATTGGGTGAATGAAGATCTTGAAGGAAGAACAGAGCACTTCCATGATTTGTTCTGTAGTATAGCCCTGGAGAAGATGAGCTTAGAGTTCCTGAAGAAGGATGTCCAGTCTTCGACAGTGGTCACTTCTTCTAAATTGTGTGTAGCCAAGTGCAAGGCAACCATCAAGAAATTTTTCAGGGGTGAATTATGTTCTGATGGGAAAACTGATGTTATCATAGTTACAGGTACAATTACTAACGAATATCCTAGACCCATGAGGGTGTTTGGTTACATCGTCGCTGAAAACAGATGGTGTGCATTGCCCAATATTCCATTGATGTTTGATCTAAGTGATGTCAAGTTTGCCTTCAGCCCGGCAAAGAACTGCTTATTTGTCTGTACTCAGGACaatgaaaaacacacaaaatacaaATTTGACTTTAATAAACAAACATGGACAAAACGTGCCTATAAGCTTTCACCAATAGAAGAAATGAGCGAGAGTTTCAATTTATGGATCGGTTCTATCCTCATAATGGAGAAGGGACACAAGTCGTACATTGTGGCGAAGGTTGTTCTTGAGAGAGGCAAAAGCAATGTCTACCTTCTTGAAGCAAATCAGGAGTTGACAAGGTATCAGAAATGCAGTTTGGTGTACGAGAGTCACAGTATCATCAACATCAAAGAAGCATGTGTAGCCAGGAACAAGTACATCTGTATCATGTTGGTAGATAAATATGCAAGCAATACGCTCCTTCAAACCAAAGTGTTTGTAAAAAAAGCCTCCAGCAGAAAGCTGGTTGAAATAACAAAGGAGGTATCGTTGAAGGGAGAAGGAGCAACATTGTTTGCCTTTCACAAGAAACTATACATGACTCACAAAATGGACATCAACAAGGTTCTACACAGTGTGTATGACCTTTTCCTGGGAGAGTGGATCAATTTGAACTGTGAAAAACCCTTGTTTAAACCATCGTCGAATGAAAATTCTGGATGGGCCACATGTAAAGACAGGCTGTACATTTTTGGTGGTCAAAAACGGAGAGGGAAAAATGTGTCACAAAGCCCAACTTACGATTCTGTTGCCGTTGATGTTACCAGTGGTAACACCGATGAAATAGCAAGTCTACCGACAGCTCTGACAAACTGCTCGGCCCTACACGTGAGGGTCCCACAGCAGTATGTCCGTTGCCATATCAACTGTCCCCACTGTAATGCACTTGCTAACGGCACTAGGGAGAATATTAGCTACTCCGAGAGTGAGAGCGGGTCCGAGAGTGAGAGTGAAGACGAGATTGACAGCGGGTCCGAGATTGAGAGTGAAGACGAGATTGACAGCGGGTCCGAGATTGAGAGTGAAGACGAGATTGACAGCGGGTCTGAGAATGAGAGTGAAGACGAGATTAACAGCGGGTCCGAAGGTGAGAGTGAGCACTAAAGTGAGTACGAGTGTACGGAAGATACCTACTGCAGGTGCGGCTTTTGCCTATATATTAAGTGCGGGGGTAAAGTGTTGTCAGTGGATAGTAGCTGATTTTGGACTTTGTCATAGGTTTGAAATTGGTGAATTGAAACTCAATCAATGTAACCAAACCTTTAAACAGGCATATTTTGTTTGCACTCGTGTTAAGGACTAATTATATCAGTACTGTGCATCTAAATAAAATGTTGTCAAATTATAGTTAATTGGAATAAACGTGTGGAATTGCACTTAAAATATGTTCTTTTCTGCTCCGCCATAATACAACCTATCtttctttgttttatgttttgttgttgtttgttgttgttatgttgttGATGCTGAAAACAAAAAGCACCTCTGAAtttgttttgataatttcttTATAGTTTATTGTTCATAGTGGCATAATAAATGTCATTTATCGGTTAAAAACTTCATGCTAAAATAAAAGCATTGGGTTTCTTGTTATTCTGTGTCTTGCTTAAGTGATTACAGGCATCACACATTGTTGCGCACTTGTTTTGTGTTATTAAGAAGCCCTGTTGATCAGAAAGTGCACATTGAATGATGATTTGTTCAGAACACAAATACGACCATTGTTATTGTCGTGTTCCGCAGATTATATTGCATGTTTGTTTGTGTAATTGTTTAATGGTATCTatatatcaaatgtgtaaaaTTAGTTAATATATTTTCTTATGTAAGCATTATTACCCATATGTATGTATATCTttatgtattttgttaatttgttatgatAATCTATGGTTAACATTTATTTTAGGGAACAAAAAATGTACCaagttatatatatatgacaaaatatacgtaagaaataattaatgttttatttgctCACCAgtgcacaatgtgctcatggtgagcttttgtgatcgccttttgttcgtcttccgtcgtccgtcgtgaATTGTGCTGCGTCAACATCtgccttattaacactctagaggtcacatttatttccagtcttcatgaaacttggtgagaagattggtctcaatgataacttggatgagttcaaaaatggttaagtttgcttgaaaaacatggctgccaaggggtggggcatttttccttaaatggctatatatggctattgtaaaaccttattaacactctagaggccacatttattgtcaaatcttcatgaaactttgtaagaatattaatcccaataatatattggacgagttcgaaaatgatgccagttggttgaaagaacatggccgccagggggcggggcatttttccttatatggctttagtaaaaccttgttaacactctagagaccatatttatttccaatcatcatgaaacttggtctgaagatttgtcccaatgatatcttggacaagtttgaaaatggtttctgttgcttttaaaacatggccaccaggggtcggggcattttttcttatatggccaAATATTGCGTTAGTAAaccctttttaacactctagatgccacatttattgtccgatcttcatgaaacttggtcagaagatttgtcccaatgatatcttggacgagtttgtaaatggttccggttggttgaaaaacctggccgccaagggggcggggcatttttccttatatagctatagtaaaacctt
Encoded proteins:
- the LOC127871298 gene encoding uncharacterized protein LOC127871298 isoform X1 — translated: MDYYNIMNVKNTVFGYKTGMKLISAMAKRARLLGDGKSYQMGNSDMYGKQLMEQLHGQMMNQSDYCDVIVTCGETDIKAHWCVLAGAPYFQSLYNSGLEERKHNRVHIMVDSVQALRTVLTFLYTGSVCLDSTTLEVLAVLELANYLQVDDLKKLCEDFMHNYVITNVDNCIQLYAISDMYNLKTKGFILSYIQEQLDFVIKSESALEMKPDLIRSLIEDPVLSYVSREDFFNFLTNWVNEDLEGRTEHFHDLFCSIALEKMSLEFLKKDVQSSTVVTSSKLCVAKCKATIKKFFRGELCSDGKTDVIIVTGTITNEYPRPMRVFGYIVAENRWCALPNIPLMFDLSDVKFAFSPAKNCLFVCTQDNEKHTKYKFDFNKQTWTKRAYKLSPIEEMSESFNLWIGSILIMEKGHKSYIVAKVVLERGKSNVYLLEANQELTRYQKCSLVYESHSIINIKEACVARNKYICIMLVDKYASNTLLQTKVFVKKASSRKLVEITKEVSLKGEGATLFAFHKKLYMTHKMDINKVLHSVYDLLLGKWINLNCEKPLFKRSANENSGWATCEDRLYIFGGQKRRGKNVLQSPTDYSIAVDVTSGNTEDIANLPTALTNCSALHVRVPQQYVRCHINCPHCNALANGTRENISYSESESEDEIDS
- the LOC127871298 gene encoding uncharacterized protein LOC127871298 isoform X3; the protein is MAKRARLLGDGKSYQMGNSDMYGKQLMEQLHGQMMNQSDYCDVIVTCGETDIKAHWCVLAGAPYFQSLYNSGLEERKHNRVHIMVDSVQALRTVLTFLYTGSVCLDSTTLEVLAVLELANYLQVDDLKKLCEDFMHNYVITNVDNCIQLYAISDMYNLKTKGFILSYIQEQLDFVIKSESALEMKPDLIRSLIEDPVLSYVSREDFFNFLTNWVNEDLEGRTEHFHDLFCSIALEKMSLEFLKKDVQSSTVVTSSKLCVAKCKATIKKFFRGELCSDGKTDVIIVTGTITNEYPRPMRVFGYIVAENRWCALPNIPLMFDLSDVKFAFSPAKNCLFVCTQDNEKHTKYKFDFNKQTWTKRAYKLSPIEEMSESFNLWIGSILIMEKGHKSYIVAKVVLERGKSNVYLLEANQELTRYQKCSLVYESHSIINIKEACVARNKYICIMLVDKYASNTLLQTKVFVKKASSRKLVEITKEVSLKGEGATLFAFHKKLYMTHKMDINKVLHSVYDLLLGKWINLNCEKPLFKRSANENSGWATCEDRLYIFGGQKRRGKNVLQSPTDYSIAVDVTSGNTEDIANLPTALTNCSALHVRVPQQYVRCHINCPHCNALANGTRENISYSESESEDEIDS